The following proteins are encoded in a genomic region of Oscillatoria sp. FACHB-1407:
- a CDS encoding helix-turn-helix domain-containing protein encodes MNTSVTQNGLPLYTIQRVIDYISQNLHQEIQVADLAEVAKISHFYFCHVFKQSIGISPYQYLIQQRVERAKQLLQDSEMAIAEIALECGFSNQSHFTRRFQQMTGLTPKVYRNQQKLLTYYASFSSTT; translated from the coding sequence ATGAACACATCAGTTACTCAAAATGGATTGCCTTTGTACACGATACAAAGAGTCATTGATTACATTAGTCAGAATCTTCATCAAGAAATTCAAGTAGCTGATTTGGCTGAGGTTGCTAAAATAAGTCATTTTTATTTTTGTCATGTATTTAAGCAATCTATAGGCATTTCTCCTTACCAATACTTGATTCAGCAACGAGTAGAACGAGCTAAACAATTGTTGCAGGATAGCGAAATGGCAATTGCTGAAATTGCATTAGAGTGTGGCTTTTCTAATCAAAGCCACTTCACTCGACGCTTTCAACAGATGACTGGACTAACACCCAAGGTTTATCGCAATCAGCAAAAGCTGCTCACTTACTATGCTTCTTTTAGTAGTACAACTTGA